TTGAAGGATAATCAATTTATCCTGACAGGCATGGCTGAGATGGTTCTCCAAGTCTACGCCATGGAAAGCGCCGTCCTCAGAGCTCAGAAAGTCCAAACCCTGGAGGTTACTGATGAGCATAAAGAATTTGTCGCGAAAGCTGCAACCTTAGGAGCTTATTCGGCCTTTACCATCCTTGAACAGCAGGCTAAAGAAGTTCTCTGCGCCGTAGAGAAAGGGGATTCCCTGAGCACTGTCCTGGCAGGAATGCGCAAACTTGTGCGCAGACCCAATGTAGATATGATCGGCCTGCGTCAGGAAATTGCCAAGTATATTATTGAAAAAGAGGGCTATCCGGTAAATTATATTTAATAGACTGCCCAGACTTCCGGGCAGACATCGTTAAACCCTTAGTCACCTAGACAAAACAAAAGGCCATCGTCAACTACTGACATGGCCTTTTGTTCTACTGTGCTTAAAGAAACAACCATAAAATGCCCAAAATATCTTAAGGGCCCGTGGACCCCAAAGCCAGGGCAGCTTCGTCCACAGGAGTGAACCCATTTCATGGAGAGGCGGTAAAAGCCTACAAGCCGGCGCGGGTAAGTGGAGCCACGGTTCACCTCAGGTATTACCCGGAGGTTTGGCGGAACTCCCGCACCGGTGAGTAGGCGAGCCTCGGAATGCTGGGTGAACGGATGTGGCGAAGCTGCCCGACCCTGAAGAGCTCTCATACAACATTGATGGCGCCGCCTTTTTGAAGCATAATTGCCCTAGGGCATCCGCCCGGGCTTAAGGTCTGCCGCAATCATAGCCTCAGTACATTTGTCACAGAGAACTTTAATAGTTTCCCCGTTGTCTTGACCGGAAAAAAATAAGGTTTTGCTGCATCCTTCGCAAACAACACGATAATTCAAGAAATCTTTCGCTTTCATATTCGTAGTCTTCATAGGGATCCTCCTAATATTGTAATAGTACTTAAACATTTGAAATCCAGATACCTTCAAGGATTAATCAAATAACCTTTTTATTTAATTTTACTGCATTGCGTGAACAAAAACAATGAATGAACATTCACTTCTAAGATGGATGACAAGAGCTTTAAAAAACAGAATATTCATATTACTCAACCATGACTGTGGAGAAAATAAGGAGGAAATTTAAATGGAAGTCACTGATGAGTTATTAGAAGGCAAGAAGCAGACCATTGGCTTGCTTAAGTATATCAGTCTGACTCTGGTTGGGGTAATTCCCATGTTATCCGCTCTGGGGCTGATCCTTCTTTACATTATGAAGCTCGATCGAACCAAATCCATAGCTATTTTTGTGTTTTTTCTCCTTTCCGGTATTTTAATAGGCATTATTGCATCTTTAAGAAATTATATTCGTTTCTTAAAACCCATCTATGTTATGCAGCAGAAAATAATCCAAGTGGCATCAGGAGATCTGACCGAGAGAGCTGACGTTATCCAGAAAAGCGAAGTTGCGGAGTTAGGCCGCGCCTTTAACCAAATGATGGAGAGTTTTAGCGGCATTGTTCGTGACTTGCGGAAAATGGCTAAAGAGTGGGTTGTTTCTTCGGAAGAATTATCGGCCAGCTCTCAGGAAGTAACAGCCACAAATAGCAGTGTCGCTGATTATACGACTCAAATGGCTGCTGAAGCCAGAGAACAAGCGCAAACTCAGCAGCAAATGATCAGCATGGTTACAGAGCTGGAAAATGCCGCTCAGGTGATTGCCCAAAGAGCTGCGGCGGTTTCCCAAGAAGCGGTAAAATCTGAAAACCTTTCTGAGGAAGGTTTAGGCAAGCTGGCAACGATTATGAAGACAATGACCGAGACTAATGAATCCGTGAACAACTCCGTTCGGACTATCGAAGACTTAGCGGAGCAGTCCAATCGGATTGGATCAATAACCGAAACCATTGCTCAAGTGGCCCGGCAAACGAATTTGCTGGCCCTGAATGCAGCGATAGAAGCAGCAAGAGCCGGAGAGCATGGTAAAGGTTTTGCTGTTGTCGCCGGTGAAATTCTTAAACTTGCCGAGAATGTCGCTTCTTCAACCCGAGAGGTCTCTGAAATTACAACTCTTATCCAAAAGAGTATTCATGATACTGTCCAAGGAATGATGCAAACAGACTCAATGGTCAAAGAAAGTGTGACCTCCATTCACGAGGCCCAAGATACCTTGGATACTATTGCCGGTTCAACTAAGGAAGTAGCTCTCAATATCAGTGACATAGCGGCTTCCAGCGAAGAAATGCTGGGCAGCATGGAGGAGATGAATCTCTATGTTGCCCGAGTTAAACAAGTGTCCGAGGAAGCTGTAACCAAGGCAGAGACTATCGAGACGTCAACGAGAGAAGTTACGGCGACAATGCAAATTGTAGCGGGCACAGCCCAATCCCTGGCACAAAATGCAGGCCGAATTCAGGCTGCAGTTGGTCAGTTTAAAATTTAGAGGACAATAAATGATGATTGGTGGCAATGAATAGTATCGGCATTAATGGAAACCCTACCATTTAGATTTAGGGAGGTGCATTTAGATGCCAATTCAATTATCACAGAAGGAACAATCCCTGCTGATGGATCAAAAAACTCATGAAGAGACTTGTGTTGACAAATATGCCAAATATGCTAACCAAGCCCAAGATCCTCAGTTAAAGCAGCTTTTCAACACTTATTCAGCCAAGGAGCAAGAACATTTGAATTCCATAAATCAGCTTCTGAGCGGACAAGTACCTAATGTTGGGGGACAACAAAATCAAGGTCAAAACCAGCAGCAGGCTGCGGCTCAATCTCAAGTACCCTCAAATGTCCAGGGAAATTATAATCAAGAGGATGCAAAGCTTTGTAAAGATATGCTGATGACAGAAAAATATGTATCCGGGGCCTATGATACGGCGGTTTTTGAATTTAGAGATACCAATGTCCGTCAGGTTCTCAATCATATTCAAAAAGAAGAACAGCAGCATGGTGAAGGGATTTTCCAATACATGCAAAGTCATGGCATGTATCAGGTACAGTAATTATCTTAACCAGGTGGTTTATACTTCAACAGCTCGAACAATTAAGAAACAATTAAGAACTGTATCTCAGCGCAGTCTTTGCGAAGATACAGTTCTTTCTACTTTCAGGGATTGAAATTCAGCTAAAAGGCTTGATAAAAATCCAAAGATGATTATAATAAACATATGAACATATAATCATATGTAGAGGCGGTGTTTTTTATAGCTACAGAAAAAGTAAACCAACCAAATCCTGAATTTCTGCCAATAGAATCTTCCGGGGATAGTCCTGTTTGTGAAACCATATGTGTTCATACTGACCTAATTGAACCCGTTCGGCATACTCTCATACCGGGAGAGCAAGTTATCCAATTAGCGGATTTATTCAAGACCCTGGGAGACCCGACCCGAGTTCGAATTATGGATGCCTTAGCCCAAAAGGAATTCTGTGTCTGTGATTTGGCGGTCCTTTTGGATTTAAGCCAATCAGCAACATCTCACCAATTAAGGATCCTTAGGAGCAATCACCTGGTTAAATACCGCCGGGAAGGAAAAATGGTTTATTACTCCTTAGATGACGATCATGTTATGGCCCTATACAAGGAAGGGCTTGAACACATTTCCGAGGGAAGGGCTTAAGATAATTCGTTGAAGTCAACTTGAAACTTCCAACCGCGACATCGTATCGAATAGCCGGAGAAAAATTCATAGTTTGAGTGACTATGGAATTAGAGGTTTGGAGGAAAAGAGAATGTCTAAAGAAGAACCATGTCAAGAGAGAATAAAGTACCGGTTAGAAGGATTATGTTGTGCCAATTGTGCCATGAAAATCGAAAAGGCCTTTTGTGCTGAAGATGCCATTGGTCAAACTACCTTAAATTTTGCGACCCAAACCGTGTACCTGCCGCCGGCCGCTTTAGAACTTGCCCAAAGGATTGTTGACCGGATTGAGCCGGGGGTCATTTTAAAGCCCTTAAATCAGTTGGGCAAGAATCTGCAGCCAGAAGAGGATAAGTCAGCAGATAAAAGACAACAGATCATGCGCATGCTCTTTGCCGGGATCTTACTTGGCGCAGGCCTGTTGATGCCAGTTCTCGGAATAGAGCTTTCCTTGGTCTTAAAATACACGATTTTTCTAGCCGCCTATTTTGCCGTTGGCTATGAAGTTTTATTTACGGCCTTTCGCAATTTGACGAGAGGGGCTGTGTTTGATGAAAACTTTTTGATGTCCATCGGCACTATCGGGGCAATTGCCATTAATCAATTGCCTGAGGCTGTCGGGGTTATGCTTTTTTATACCGTGGGCGAATATATTCAAGACCTGGCGGTCAACCGCTCACGTCATTCCATACAGGCCTTAATGAATATTAGACCCGACTATGCCAACCTGCTTCATCAATTAGACGTTATCAAAGTTGCTCCGGAAGAAGTGCAGGTAGGACAATGGATTATGGTGCGTCCCGGTGAAAAAGTCCCCTTGGATGGCGAGGTCGTCAAGGGATCCTCCTTTCTCGATACCTCGGCACTGACAGGAGAATCGGTTCCCCGCAGAGTCGAAGCAGGGGATGCTGTCTTATCTGGAATGGTCAATACCAGCGGTGTGCTTACCATTCAAGTCACCCGCCCCTATGCGGAATCCTCAGTACAAAAAATTCTCGATCTTGTGGAAAACGCCAGCTCCCGCAAAGCACCTACAGAGAAATTTATAACAGCCTTCTCCCGGTATTACACTCCGGCAATTGTTGTCATCGCTTTGCTGATTGCCATAGTTCCCCCACTGCTGGGAGCCGGGGTGTTCAGGGAGTGGATTTATCGAGCTTTGACTATCTTGGTCATATCCTGCCCTTGTGCCTTAGTCATCTCAGTGCCTCTGGGGTATTTTGGCGGGATCGGGGGAGCTTCCCGACATGGGGTCCTTGTTAAAGGGGCGAACTTTCTGGAATCACTCACCAAAGTTAAGACGGTTGTTTTCGATAAAACCGGAACATTAACTCAAGGGGTTTTTGAAGTTGTCGAAATCAATCCAGCCGAGGGCTACAGCCCAGAATTTCTTTTAGAAACGGCAGCTGCGGCAGAAATTCACTCCAGTCATCCTATTGCCAAATCCATTTGTACCCGTTATGGATTGCCTCTTGAAGCCGGGACGTCGGATGAATACAGGGAAGTAAGCGGAAAAGGAATCCAGGCTAAGATTAAAGGACAAGAGGTTTTGGTAGGGAAACAATCCTTCCTGCAGGAGGCCGGCATACCGGTTCCGGATCAGGACGCTGCTCAGCAGGCAGGGACTCTTGTTTATGTGGCAGTTTCCGGATGCTATGCAGGCTATCTTCTGATTACAGACCGCATTAAGTCCGGTGCCAAGGAAACCATTAAAGCTCTTCAGGACTCGGGTATTAAAACAGTGATGCTCACCGGGGATCATGAAAAAGCCGCTCAAAGTGTTGCCGGTGATTTAGGGGTGTCGGAATTTTACGCTGATTTGCTTCCTGAAGATAAAGTAGCTTGCCTAGAAAAGTTAATGGAGGATAAAGACCGCAAAGAAAAAGTGGTTTTTGTCGGGGACGGAATTAATGATGCACCGGTTCTGACCCGGGCGGATGTGGGAATGGCCATGGGAGGATTAGGATCGGACGCAGCTATCGAAGCAGCCGATGTCGTGCTGATGGAAGATCAGCCGGCCAAGCTTTTGACAGCCATTGGCATCGCCAAATACACTAAGAAAATCATCTGGCAGAATATTATCTTTGCCTTAGGGATTAAACTCGGATTTGTCGTCTTTGGAGCCTTAGGAATGGCTACCATGTGGGAAGCAGTCTTTGCCGATGTTGGAGTCGCTGTTTTGGCAGTTCTGAACGCTGCTCGTGTAAGGCAGTTCTCCGGTGTTTGATGGGAGGAAGTCAGGTACCAATCAGTAGGATGTCTTATATCAATATTGTTATCATTAGTTCCCTTATCGTCATAAAATGAAGTGCATTTATTTAGGCGAAGAGGAGGAACGAGAATGTACACTAAAGTTAAATCTGATCCTGCTCATAATCATGGAAGTGTTACGCATACGTCCTGTGAGCAGGGACATGTACATCAATGTCTTGATGTGACAGGGCCAGCTGTTCCTACATCCGGTGGAAGTCATAGCCATCATTCTGAAGGCTGGGTATTATATGAAGATGGACATTCCCATTATTATAAAGCGATTTCCGGGCCGGCGCTGCCGATAAATAATAACTACCATGTTCATAACTGGGATTTTTACACGACTATGGATGCGGGACACAGGCATCGTATAAGTGGTCCAGATATGCCGGCATATGGAGTTTAACTTATCTTAGAGAAAAATTCTTGTTGAATGCGGAGGGTTTCTCGACTATGATAAGAGAAGAGGCAGCCATAGATTCCGAAGTTATTAGAGGCTGATAAAGTTGATAGAGAGTAGGGCTTTTGGCCGGGGGGTAATCATGATACATTGTTCATCAATAGGGAAAACAGCTTTACTTATAGCTATGGCTGATGGAAGTGAAACCGAGGCTTATGTTTCCCGTGCCCGGGAAAAGGGCTTTGATGTTGTAACCGGTAAAGTGGGATCCATGGATGTGCAGAAAATCATCGCGGCAGTAGAGACTGCAGCGAAACGTGAGGGACTTACAGATGACAGTTACCGGTCCCAGCATGCTCTGTATCACGCCATTCTCGATGCTCTGCAAGGGTTGGGCCGGGGTCCCCTGCAATTAGGCAATATCCTGCGTACGGTTGGGTTGCGTTTTGCCATTGTCAGAGGGCCGCGTACATTAGAAGACATGGACGACCTTTGGATTGCTGTGAGCATGTATGGAATGATTGGGGCGCCCATTAAAGGCCATGAACATGAAGTGTGCGGCTTAGGAATTAATCACTTATAATACTTAAGATGAATAATATAGGATAATCATGTATTTATTTTAGAAAGTTGCAATAAAATAGGGTATGCTCAGAGTTATTAGATGTTTGAGGGCTAAGCTGTAGACAAATAGTTTATGGCTTAATCCTCTTTTTTCATTGCTCTCAATAAGGAGGACACAACATGAGCGTAGTATTAGCAGAAAAAACGAATGTGACTTTAGATGGAGAAAGCCTTACCTTAGAGCAAGTCGTTTCCGTTGCCAGGTATGGTGCCAAAGTGGAGCTGCAGCCGGCTGCCAAGAATAATGTCCTAAAATCAAGAGACTATGTGGATAAAATAATTGAAGGAAATAAAACAGTTTATGGCATCACAACAGGTTTTGGCAAGTTCAGCGATGTGCTGATTTCCAAGGATGACGCCAAAAAACTGCAGCGGAACCTGATTATGAGTCATGCTACAGGGGTTGGAGAACCATTGGCCCCGGAAATCGTCAGGGCTATTATGCTCCTTAGGGCAAATGCTTTAGCCAAAGGATTCTCCGGAATTCGCCTCTCAACTCTCCAGACCCTGATTGATATTTTAAATGCAGGAATTGTTCCCGTAATACCGGAGAAAGGCTCTCTGGGGGCTAGCGGAGATTTAGCCCCTTTATCTCATATGGTGCTGGTTTTGCTTGGTGAAGGAGAGGCCTTTTATAAAGATCGACGGATGAGCGGAGGGGAAGCCCTTGCCCAGGCAGGAATCGAACCGGTGGTTCTGGAAGGAAAAGAGGGTCTGGCCCTGATTAACGGTACCCAGGTCATGACAGCTATTGCTGCTTTGGCTGTTTGGGATGCGGAGATCCTTTGGGAGTCAGCCAATGTTACAGCGGCATTGACCTTGGAAGCCCTGGAGGGAATACTGGATGCTTTTGATCCCAAAATCCATGCTGCCCGTCCTCATCAAGGACAGGTGGATGTGGCAGCCCATATGCTCAATTTGACTGAGGGCAGCACCTTTGTCGCTGGCGAGAAGAATACCAGAGTTCAGGATGCCTATGCCCTGCGCTGTGTTGCTCAAGTTCATGGTCCTTCGGGAGATGCTATTGCTTATGTCAAGAAAGTTGTCGAAACGGAGATTAACTCGGCGACGGATAATCCCTTAATTTTCCCGGAGGCTGATCAAGTACTTTCCGGGGGTAATTTCCACGGCCAACCCGTGGCTTTGGCTATGGATTTCCTGGGCATTGCTGTTGCAGAGCTGGCCAATATTTCCGAACGCCGCCTGGAACGTTTGGTTAATCCCAGTTTAAGCGGTTTGCCGGCATTTTTGACTCCTAACGGAGGCTTAAACTCCGGTTTTATGATCGTCCAGTATTCGGCGGCTTCCTTAGTATCGGAAAATAAAGTTTTAGCTCATCCCGCCAGTGTGGATTCCATCCCTTCTTCAGCCAACCAGGAAGACCATGTCAGCATGGGAACTATTGCGGCCCGTAAAGCCCGCACCATCATCGATAACACGGGGAACGTATTGGGGATGGAATTATTAGCTGCCTGCCAGGGTATGGATCTGAGATCCGGCCAAGGAGAGCTTAAGCGCGGCAAGGGAAGTGAAGGGGCTTACCGGCTGGTTCGCTCGAAAGTGGCTACTGTCAGAGAAGATCGTGTTATGTATACGGACATTAACATAGCTAAAGAATTGATTTCTTCCGGCAAATTGGCCAGTACTGTCAGGTTTGAAATGACTCGCAAGAATCTTCAATAAAGGATGAATACCATATCTTTGGGTAGACTATCACTTGAGGTGATGAACATGCCCAGAAATGACGGCAATAAATATAAGAATCAAGATTTAAAGAAAATTGAATTAACCCTGAATAACATTCATAAAAACGAACAATTCTTGGAAGAAAATGCGGAAGAATTAAGCGCTCATCAAATAAAAGATGTTAAGGAACATTTAGCTGCAAAGAAAAAATTTCTTGAAGAAACCGATGGAACCATAAAATAGGAGCGATAGCTCCTATTTTATTGGCTGGATTTTCGGTTTCACTGGGGCATACTAAAATAGTAAGAAGGATATCTTTCGATATCCTTCTTAAGTACTAACCTATTAAGTTAGATTCTCGTTCCACTCTTGAGGTGTTCTTCAGCAAACTGAATCATGCGTTTGGTCATTTGGCCTCCAACCGAACCGTTTTCGCGGCTGGTGCGGTCACCGCCTAATTGAAGGCCCATTTCATTTGCAACTTCATACTTGAATTGATCCAATTGTTGTGATGCTCCTTGTGCTGCGGGTGTATTAGTGTTTCTTTCTCCTGCCATGATCGGAACCCTCCTTTAAAAATTTTGTTTGTGTACTGGAACATCCTTATTATGTGTTTTAAAAGCTATCTTACTCAGGTAATTATTGCTACAATATAAAGAGGTTTCCTATTCATGAAATAAACAGGGCTTTTATTTCTGTTGATTTTAAATATGGTAAAGCTTAGAATTAAGATAGAGGTTAGGTTTTAAGGAGGTTTCGAGATGAGCTTAAAGATGAAGGAACCAGTCAATACCTGGACACATTTTGTTTTATTTATGGCAGCCATTGTTGGCTTAGTATTTTTGATCATTTTAAGTAAAAACAATATTTCTAAACTCATTACCATGACGATTTATGGAGTGAGTATGATCCTATTGTATGGAGCCAGTTCACTCTACCATTGGGTTCGCACCACTCCTCAAAAAGAGCTGGTCTTAAAACGAATCGATCATATTGCCATCTACTTATTAATAGCAGGCTCCTATACTCCGGTTTTCTATTATGGTTTGGAAGGTGTATGGCGCTGGACCATGCTCAGTGTTATTTGGAGCTTGGCACTGATAGGCATGCTATTGAAAATTTGGTTTATTCATGCGCCGAGATATGTTTCTTCAGCTTTTTACGTTTCTTTAGGTTGGATCGCATTAGTACCCTTTTTCCAGCTTATTAGAAATTTGCCTGTGGGTGCCATTGTTCTTATGGCAGTGGGCGGGGTGATTTATACCATAGGTGCTATCATATATGCTACAAAAATTTTCGACTTCTTTCCGAAGCGTTTTGGTTTTCATGAGATCTTTCATTTATTTATTGGAGTGGGAAGTATTGTGCATTATATTATGATGCTTGTTTATATTATGCCGATGGCGAATTAGGCGAAACTGCTCCGGAGTCGGGCGGCTTCGTCCACATTCGTGCCAAACCTCCGGGTAGTATCTGAGGTGAACCATGGCTACGCAATTCCCGCACCGGCTTGTAGGCTTAACAGCCTCTCCATGCGATGGGTTTACATCTGTGGGACGAAGCCGCCCTGGCTTTCGGGTCTATTGTTCTTTAGAATATTTTGGGGATAGCATATGTTGCAGTATCAGCAGATGATAAAATGAAGGAGTGGCTTTCGCCACTCCTTTAAATATCTTCAGAACAAAAGGCTGCTGCTTCTTCGGCAGTGTAATCGCCGTAAATCAGTTTCATTAAACCGGGATAATAGGTATCGAAGCCTACTACACCGTTCCATATTACGTTGAGAATTTGATCTTGTGAAGGATGGGCATCAGCCAGATCTAAATAGGTACGATAGCGTATTTCACCATTATCCATATCCATTTCTAAGTTTCCGTTTACCAGTTCGTAGTTGACGCGACACATAAAATCACAGACTTCGAGACGCTTAGAAGGAGGAATTCTTTGTTTGATATGGGTGTTGCAAAGTAAGGATTCTTGTTCTTCGTCAACGAGGAGGAAAGAGTAAAAATCCGTATTTATGCCGCTAATCTCAAGCTTGATGATGCCGTTTTTGTCATCAAAATCAAACTCCCAGCCGTTTTGACTCAAAATTTCATAGAGCAAGCGAAATAAGGACATATTTGTCAGCCTCCCAAAGCAACGCTTCCTTACTAAAAGATTCAACGCCGAAGGGTAAATTCCTTCCAATTATAGGATAAAATATCCGGACAAAGATGTCGAAACTATGCAATTGAGGATGTACACAATATCGTGTATAATTTATTCTCATACTAATAGAAATTTATTTCTAATTGTGTAATCACACTAACGATGAGTTAAGGAGCTAATAACATTGAACCAAGCGGATTTAAAATCAGAAATTGCAGCTCGCAAAACCTTTGCCATTATTTCTCATCCTGATGCCGGGAAAACAACCTTAACTGAAAAATTGCTGCTCTTCGGAGGAGCAATTCGTGAAGCCGGTTCAGTTAAAGCCCGTAAAGCAGAACGTTATGCAACGTCGGACTGGATGGAACTTGAAAGGCAGAGAGGGATTTCGATTACATCCAGTGCCCTGCAGTTTGAATATCAAGGATACGTGGTTAATATTCTCGATACTCCGGGACACCAGGATTTCAGTGAAGATACTTATCGTACCCTGACTGCTGCAGATAGTGCCGTCATGCTGATTGATGCTGCCAAAGGGGTTGAAGCCCAAACTAAAAAACTGTTTGAGGTGTGCCGCAAGCGGGGAATCCCGATTTTTACCTTTATCAATAAATTTGATCGGAATGCCAAAGATCCCTTGGATTTAATGGATGAAGTGGAAAAAGTTTTGGGGATTGAGTCTTTTGCTATGAATTGGCCAATAGGAATGGGCCAGGACTTTAAGGGGATTTACGACCGCCAGACAGGACAAGTGGAGCGCTTTATGGAAGGCAGTGCCCGATCAAGTTCTATACCGCCTGTATCCGGTCCCCTCAGTGATCCCAGCGTTCAGGAAGGGATTGGCGAAACTCTGGTTAAGCAGCTTACGGACGAAATTGAACTTCTTGATATGGCCGGCAATGTTTTTTCTCAAGAACGAGTGGATCGGGGAGAAGTGACTCCTGTTTTTTTTGGCAGTGCGCTGAATAATTTTGGAGTTCCTAATTTTTTGCATTATTTTCTCGATCTGGCCCCAGCGCCACAACCCAGAAGTACAAATTTAGGAGAGCTCGATCCGGAAACCCCTTCTTTTTCAGGGTATATCTTTAAAATCCAAGCAAATATGAATACCCAGCATCGCGACAGGATTGCATTTATTCGTATTTGTTCGGGCCGTTACGAACGAGGGATGAATGTCATTCACACTCGATCCCGGCGTCGACTTCGCCTGGCCCAGCCCCAGCAGTTATTTGCTCAGGAAAGGTCCATCCTTGATGAGGCTTATGCTGGAGACATCATTGGAGTTCACGACAGCGGACTATTGAGAATCGGTGATGTTCTTACAGAAAAAGATGGACTTCAGTTTGAGGCCATGCCCTTCTTTAGCCCTGAGAATTTTGCCCGTATCAATATTGCCAACGCTTTAAAGCGCAAGCAATTTATTAAAGGCATTCAGGAACTTCAGGAAGAAGGGGCAATCCATGTTTTCCGCGATCTTCACGTGGGAGTAGAAGCTCCTATTATCGGTGTAGTGGGACAATTGCAGTTTGAAGTCCTTGAATATCGTTTGCGCGAAGAGTATGGCGTCAATGTTAATATTCAGCATCTGCCTTTTGAAATTGTACGTTGGGTTAAAAAAGATGAAAAAACCATTAAACTTCTGTCTGAGTCCAGTATGAGTACAGTTGTGGTTGACAAAGATGACAATTATGCCGTGTTGTTATTGGATGAATGGAAGGCAAATTGGCTAAGCGACCGCTATGAGATCGAGTTCTTTCTCCAGCCCTTTGATGTCTGATGGAGTTTAAACTCCAAGCTGGGGACTAAAGGTTCGATCCAGGAAGATGTGTCCGCCGATGGAGTCGCCGAATTCGCCATTGACAAGAATTCTGACTTTACTAATTCCCGGGATT
This Desulfosporosinus orientis DSM 765 DNA region includes the following protein-coding sequences:
- a CDS encoding methyl-accepting chemotaxis protein; translated protein: MEVTDELLEGKKQTIGLLKYISLTLVGVIPMLSALGLILLYIMKLDRTKSIAIFVFFLLSGILIGIIASLRNYIRFLKPIYVMQQKIIQVASGDLTERADVIQKSEVAELGRAFNQMMESFSGIVRDLRKMAKEWVVSSEELSASSQEVTATNSSVADYTTQMAAEAREQAQTQQQMISMVTELENAAQVIAQRAAAVSQEAVKSENLSEEGLGKLATIMKTMTETNESVNNSVRTIEDLAEQSNRIGSITETIAQVARQTNLLALNAAIEAARAGEHGKGFAVVAGEILKLAENVASSTREVSEITTLIQKSIHDTVQGMMQTDSMVKESVTSIHEAQDTLDTIAGSTKEVALNISDIAASSEEMLGSMEEMNLYVARVKQVSEEAVTKAETIETSTREVTATMQIVAGTAQSLAQNAGRIQAAVGQFKI
- a CDS encoding spore coat protein, giving the protein MPIQLSQKEQSLLMDQKTHEETCVDKYAKYANQAQDPQLKQLFNTYSAKEQEHLNSINQLLSGQVPNVGGQQNQGQNQQQAAAQSQVPSNVQGNYNQEDAKLCKDMLMTEKYVSGAYDTAVFEFRDTNVRQVLNHIQKEEQQHGEGIFQYMQSHGMYQVQ
- a CDS encoding ArsR/SmtB family transcription factor, which gives rise to MPIESSGDSPVCETICVHTDLIEPVRHTLIPGEQVIQLADLFKTLGDPTRVRIMDALAQKEFCVCDLAVLLDLSQSATSHQLRILRSNHLVKYRREGKMVYYSLDDDHVMALYKEGLEHISEGRA
- a CDS encoding heavy metal translocating P-type ATPase translates to MSKEEPCQERIKYRLEGLCCANCAMKIEKAFCAEDAIGQTTLNFATQTVYLPPAALELAQRIVDRIEPGVILKPLNQLGKNLQPEEDKSADKRQQIMRMLFAGILLGAGLLMPVLGIELSLVLKYTIFLAAYFAVGYEVLFTAFRNLTRGAVFDENFLMSIGTIGAIAINQLPEAVGVMLFYTVGEYIQDLAVNRSRHSIQALMNIRPDYANLLHQLDVIKVAPEEVQVGQWIMVRPGEKVPLDGEVVKGSSFLDTSALTGESVPRRVEAGDAVLSGMVNTSGVLTIQVTRPYAESSVQKILDLVENASSRKAPTEKFITAFSRYYTPAIVVIALLIAIVPPLLGAGVFREWIYRALTILVISCPCALVISVPLGYFGGIGGASRHGVLVKGANFLESLTKVKTVVFDKTGTLTQGVFEVVEINPAEGYSPEFLLETAAAAEIHSSHPIAKSICTRYGLPLEAGTSDEYREVSGKGIQAKIKGQEVLVGKQSFLQEAGIPVPDQDAAQQAGTLVYVAVSGCYAGYLLITDRIKSGAKETIKALQDSGIKTVMLTGDHEKAAQSVAGDLGVSEFYADLLPEDKVACLEKLMEDKDRKEKVVFVGDGINDAPVLTRADVGMAMGGLGSDAAIEAADVVLMEDQPAKLLTAIGIAKYTKKIIWQNIIFALGIKLGFVVFGALGMATMWEAVFADVGVAVLAVLNAARVRQFSGV
- a CDS encoding YmaF family protein, which gives rise to MYTKVKSDPAHNHGSVTHTSCEQGHVHQCLDVTGPAVPTSGGSHSHHSEGWVLYEDGHSHYYKAISGPALPINNNYHVHNWDFYTTMDAGHRHRISGPDMPAYGV
- a CDS encoding HutP family protein, with the protein product MIHCSSIGKTALLIAMADGSETEAYVSRAREKGFDVVTGKVGSMDVQKIIAAVETAAKREGLTDDSYRSQHALYHAILDALQGLGRGPLQLGNILRTVGLRFAIVRGPRTLEDMDDLWIAVSMYGMIGAPIKGHEHEVCGLGINHL
- the hutH gene encoding histidine ammonia-lyase; protein product: MSVVLAEKTNVTLDGESLTLEQVVSVARYGAKVELQPAAKNNVLKSRDYVDKIIEGNKTVYGITTGFGKFSDVLISKDDAKKLQRNLIMSHATGVGEPLAPEIVRAIMLLRANALAKGFSGIRLSTLQTLIDILNAGIVPVIPEKGSLGASGDLAPLSHMVLVLLGEGEAFYKDRRMSGGEALAQAGIEPVVLEGKEGLALINGTQVMTAIAALAVWDAEILWESANVTAALTLEALEGILDAFDPKIHAARPHQGQVDVAAHMLNLTEGSTFVAGEKNTRVQDAYALRCVAQVHGPSGDAIAYVKKVVETEINSATDNPLIFPEADQVLSGGNFHGQPVALAMDFLGIAVAELANISERRLERLVNPSLSGLPAFLTPNGGLNSGFMIVQYSAASLVSENKVLAHPASVDSIPSSANQEDHVSMGTIAARKARTIIDNTGNVLGMELLAACQGMDLRSGQGELKRGKGSEGAYRLVRSKVATVREDRVMYTDINIAKELISSGKLASTVRFEMTRKNLQ
- a CDS encoding alpha/beta-type small acid-soluble spore protein translates to MAGERNTNTPAAQGASQQLDQFKYEVANEMGLQLGGDRTSRENGSVGGQMTKRMIQFAEEHLKSGTRI
- the trhA gene encoding PAQR family membrane homeostasis protein TrhA; translation: MSLKMKEPVNTWTHFVLFMAAIVGLVFLIILSKNNISKLITMTIYGVSMILLYGASSLYHWVRTTPQKELVLKRIDHIAIYLLIAGSYTPVFYYGLEGVWRWTMLSVIWSLALIGMLLKIWFIHAPRYVSSAFYVSLGWIALVPFFQLIRNLPVGAIVLMAVGGVIYTIGAIIYATKIFDFFPKRFGFHEIFHLFIGVGSIVHYIMMLVYIMPMAN
- a CDS encoding YbjN domain-containing protein, with the protein product MSLFRLLYEILSQNGWEFDFDDKNGIIKLEISGINTDFYSFLLVDEEQESLLCNTHIKQRIPPSKRLEVCDFMCRVNYELVNGNLEMDMDNGEIRYRTYLDLADAHPSQDQILNVIWNGVVGFDTYYPGLMKLIYGDYTAEEAAAFCSEDI